In a single window of the Phycisphaerales bacterium genome:
- a CDS encoding PQQ-binding-like beta-propeller repeat protein, which yields MSLSLLTGMVACDRSDPPGDEAAPSSAPAAPSIDAQWPMFRGNRAQTGVADGSLSTPLELKWTFRANEAITSSPVVRDGRVYVGSDDGHLYAVDLKTGELAWKFASEDTIEAPPMILDGVVYVGSSDFRMYAVDAASGKEKWRFEADEKILSGANWIEGSDGAKQIIFGCYDNKLYCLNAADGAKVWAYETDNYVNGTPAVDDGRIVFGGCDSFLHVVNAADGSMLKRVPLGEECYVAGSVAIAGGHAYFGHYGNAFICVDLADGQTKWTYASPRYPFFSAPAIGGDRVIFGGRDKQVHCVNRSTGEAIWTFPTNRQVDSSPVLCDGKVVIGSGDGRLFVLDSATGHELWSYDLGKSIISSPAVVDGVVLIGCNDGGLYAFGRASEP from the coding sequence GTGAGCCTTTCCCTGCTCACCGGTATGGTGGCGTGCGATCGCTCCGATCCCCCGGGTGACGAAGCCGCTCCTTCATCGGCGCCGGCCGCGCCGTCGATTGACGCTCAGTGGCCGATGTTCCGCGGCAACCGCGCCCAGACCGGCGTGGCGGATGGATCGCTCTCTACTCCTCTCGAACTCAAATGGACCTTCAGGGCCAATGAGGCCATCACCTCTTCGCCGGTCGTGCGCGATGGCCGCGTCTACGTCGGCTCGGACGATGGTCATCTCTACGCCGTCGATCTCAAGACCGGCGAACTTGCCTGGAAGTTCGCGTCGGAGGACACGATCGAAGCGCCGCCGATGATTCTTGACGGCGTGGTCTATGTCGGCTCTTCTGACTTTCGCATGTATGCCGTGGATGCGGCCAGCGGTAAAGAGAAGTGGCGCTTCGAGGCAGATGAGAAGATCCTCAGCGGCGCCAATTGGATCGAAGGCTCCGACGGCGCCAAACAGATCATCTTCGGCTGCTACGACAACAAACTGTATTGCCTCAATGCCGCCGACGGCGCCAAGGTCTGGGCATACGAGACGGACAACTACGTGAACGGCACGCCCGCGGTGGATGACGGCCGCATCGTCTTCGGCGGCTGCGACTCGTTTCTTCACGTGGTCAACGCTGCGGACGGCTCCATGCTCAAGCGCGTGCCGCTCGGCGAGGAGTGCTACGTGGCCGGCTCGGTCGCCATCGCCGGCGGCCACGCGTACTTCGGGCACTACGGCAACGCCTTCATCTGCGTCGATCTGGCCGATGGCCAAACGAAATGGACCTACGCCAGCCCCCGCTACCCGTTCTTCTCCGCGCCGGCCATCGGCGGAGACCGCGTCATTTTCGGCGGGCGCGACAAGCAGGTGCACTGCGTAAACCGCAGCACCGGTGAAGCGATCTGGACGTTTCCCACGAATCGCCAGGTCGACTCTTCGCCCGTGCTCTGCGATGGAAAAGTGGTGATCGGCTCGGGCGACGGGCGGCTGTTTGTTCTCGATTCTGCAACGGGACACGAGTTGTGGTCGTATGACCTTGGGAAGTCGATCATTTCCTCGCCCGCCGTGGTCGATGGCGTGGTGCTGATCGGCTGCAATGACGGCGGCCTCTACGCCTTTGGGCGCGCTTCCGAGCCTTGA
- a CDS encoding coproporphyrinogen III oxidase family protein → MTEQSSHNLPILDAGKSEQTTAGNYFVANYPPFSFWSPEQNGRVHDLLDAPAAQDVPLGLYVHIPFCRKRCDFCYFKVYTDKNSREIHGYLDAVIAEAGRYAHKAYLAGRSPRFVYFGGGTPSYLSAQQLEYLFRGLQRWFPWDEAEEIAFECEPGTLQESKIKALRELGVTRLSLGVENFDPEILEINNRAHRAVEIDRAYNYAREVGFEQINIDLIAGMVGETQANWESCIEKTIAMKPESVTIYQMEIPYNTTIYQRMKDGGQQVAPVADWRTKRRWVHEAFARLEEAGYLIGSAYTAVRDASVQFLYRDALWTGADMLGLGVSSFSHLGGIHFQNEHRFEPYVERVQAGALPIHRALVMTPEERLIREFVLQMKLGRVRDQYFKDKFGVSVIDRFREPLLKHAGNGHMTIQDGIITSSRDGLLQIDRLLHDFFLDRHRDARYA, encoded by the coding sequence ATGACCGAACAGAGTTCACACAACCTCCCGATTCTCGACGCGGGCAAGTCCGAGCAGACCACGGCGGGAAACTACTTCGTGGCGAATTACCCGCCGTTCTCGTTCTGGTCGCCGGAGCAGAATGGTCGCGTGCACGACCTGCTCGACGCACCCGCCGCGCAGGATGTGCCGCTGGGCCTCTACGTGCACATCCCCTTCTGCCGCAAGCGCTGCGATTTCTGCTACTTCAAGGTCTACACGGATAAGAACTCGCGCGAGATTCACGGCTACCTCGACGCCGTCATTGCCGAAGCCGGCCGCTATGCGCACAAGGCGTATCTCGCGGGGCGCTCGCCGCGCTTCGTTTACTTCGGCGGAGGCACGCCGTCGTACCTCTCGGCGCAGCAACTCGAGTATCTCTTCCGCGGCCTGCAGCGCTGGTTCCCCTGGGACGAGGCTGAAGAGATCGCCTTCGAGTGCGAACCGGGCACGTTGCAGGAAAGCAAGATCAAGGCGCTGCGCGAGCTGGGCGTCACGCGGCTGAGTCTGGGCGTGGAGAACTTCGATCCCGAGATTCTCGAGATCAACAACCGCGCCCACCGGGCCGTCGAAATCGACCGGGCGTACAACTACGCCCGCGAAGTCGGCTTCGAGCAGATCAACATCGACCTCATCGCGGGCATGGTCGGAGAAACGCAGGCGAACTGGGAGTCGTGCATCGAGAAGACGATTGCGATGAAGCCCGAGAGCGTCACCATCTACCAGATGGAAATCCCCTACAACACGACGATCTACCAGCGGATGAAAGACGGCGGCCAGCAGGTCGCCCCGGTGGCCGACTGGCGCACCAAGCGCCGCTGGGTGCATGAGGCGTTCGCGCGGCTCGAAGAAGCGGGCTATCTCATCGGCAGCGCCTACACCGCCGTGCGCGACGCCAGCGTGCAGTTTCTCTATCGCGATGCGCTCTGGACCGGCGCGGACATGCTCGGACTGGGCGTCTCGTCGTTTTCGCATCTCGGCGGGATCCACTTCCAGAACGAGCATCGCTTTGAACCGTACGTCGAGCGCGTGCAGGCCGGCGCATTGCCCATTCACCGCGCTCTGGTGATGACTCCTGAAGAGCGGCTCATCCGCGAATTCGTCCTGCAGATGAAGCTCGGCCGCGTGCGCGACCAGTACTTCAAGGACAAATTCGGCGTGAGCGTGATCGACCGATTCCGGGAGCCGCTGCTCAAGCACGCGGGCAACGGACACATGACGATCCAGGATGGCATCATCACCTCCAGCCGCGACGGTCTGCTGCAGATCGATCGCCTGCTGCACGACTTCTTCCTCGATCGCCATCGGGATGCGCGATACGCGTAG